From the genome of Vicia villosa cultivar HV-30 ecotype Madison, WI linkage group LG2, Vvil1.0, whole genome shotgun sequence, one region includes:
- the LOC131651702 gene encoding uncharacterized protein LOC131651702 — protein MGTKVQNLPGYYSMMRDLNEESSSCGWPLFYRDKTPINGKCCDGYLPSVATDACNVHDKDVVKRMMLEHEAVFKNQVCELHRLYRIQRDLMSDFDRKELHRNQIPAEASFSQVTTEDGRKWHVSGFPAGNSAYAKASVSGAHSPLGSIQGTSNRACPFPSPDVGVIESTRPSKVRRKMFDLSLPADENVDSDESDEKLSDEKTSASRFFLADKSCKIGKGEDGGKACCRDTSTSKKSSMRRNGLADLNEPAQVDETYDSPYVRVPSNSVSANECLDLTASAKQKMQFFGSSREHLLNSSSGTDIWARNDGNEKRGISSVAEAGHAKSNLQPVLNVFKPEKSLLSSQTMQHTYSKAREPASDYFDGRSKADTWREKTVSERNHEFFVDKHPESVLPLYRPGYNTPFAPSYDLSKSWSHSAASWGKASCSLNQKLMSVKTPSCPNASGSVNRNLEEFWPLNTNSTNSNPNPSIPSGAPLLNRFHLGSSSVSKEPSMNVSSISYDYPNHNNDKNSGKGIDLNAILSNGIMEGDALSWLRAKTARTNEAKNTDRSSITAGETSFLQTASLSVKGEAGKVTHGVTSVSCSNTLDQRRIELSESSSNKKILGVPIFDMPRSSLKKELSSITSPSVPIPTMSDAKATESKHKIRMLDINLPCDANDLEFDKEGFTETVVSKTRSPTAEADSRNQIDLNFSMTEDEESHTNLPSGNTDMKATIDLEALAVPESEEDLVPEENKLETSLASPQVPQDSIEQPQEELMRNAAEAIVVLSSLSCAQVDPVINNPSVDPEINNPSENPSVDPLGWFADVVSLCEGKVKSKCDNSREKDDEELDYFEYMTLKLEETKEEDYMPKPLVPENFKVEETTSTLPTRTRRGPARRGRQKKDFQRDILPGLVSLSRNEVTEDIQTFGGIMKSTGHSWQSGSSSRKRGRPRRQPQVTPSPSPSPPPVTTNETSTPLMQELNNIEVALEERSLTGWGKTTRRPRRQRCPPAGNHPLIPIA, from the exons ATGGGAACCAAGGTTCAGAATCTGCCGGGATATTACTCGATGATGAGAGATCTTAATGAGGAATCCAGTAGCTGTGGTTGGCCGTTATTTTACAGAGATAAAACACCGATAAACGGGAAGTGTTGTGATGGTTATCTTCCAAGTGTCGCCACCGATGCATGTAATGTGCATGATAAGGATGTTGTCAAGCGGATGATGCTTGAACACGAGGCGGTATTTAAGAATCAG GTTTGTGAACTCCACCGCTTATACAGAATACAAAGAGATTTGATGAGTGATTTCGATAGGAAGGAGTTACACAGAAATCAGATACCTGCCGAGGCTTCGTTTTCGCAAGTAACAACTGAGGATGGAAGAAAATGGCATGTTTCTGGCTTTCCTGCGGGAAATTCGGCTTATGCTAAAGCATCTGTTTCAGGTGCTCATTCTCCTTTAGGTTCTATTCAAGGAACAAGCAACCGAGCTTGTCCGTTTCCATCCCCGGATGTTGGTGTGATCGAGTCCACCAGACCGTCGAAGGTGAGAAGAAAAATGTTTGACCTTTCACTCCCTGCTGATGAAAATGTCGATTCTGATGAAAGTGATGAAAAGCTCAGTGACGAAAAGACAAGTGCTTCAAGGTTTTTTCTTGCGGATAAAAGTTGTAAAATTGGAAAGGGGGAGGATGGTGGGAAGGCCTGTTGCCGGGACACTTCAACATCTAAGAAGTCTTCGATGAGAAGAAATGGTTTAGCTGACTTAAACGAACCAGCTCAGGTGGATGAAACATATGATTCTCCTTATGTTCGTGTTCCAAGTAATTCAGTTTCCGCAAATGAATGCTTGGATCTCACTGCCAGTGCCAAACAAAAGATGCAGTTTTTTGGTTCGTCTCGGGAACATTTACTAAACTCAAGCAGTGGAACTGACATTTGGGCTCGAAACGATGGGAATGAAAAAAGGGGAATTTCATCGGTAGCTGAGGCAG GGCATGCGAAAAGTAACCTACAGCCAGTGTTAAATGTCTTCAAACCGGAGAAATCACTTTTATCTTCGCAAACAATGCAGCATACATACAGCAAAGCTCGTGAGCCTGCATCCGATTATTTTGACGGTCGAAGCAAGGCTGATACGTGGAGGGAAAAGACTGTTAGTGAAAGAAATCACGAATTCTTTGTTGATAAACATCCCGAGTCTGTTTTACCTTTATATAGGCCTGGTTATAATACTCCATTCGCTCCTTCCTATGATTTATCGAAATCTTGGTCTCATTCTGCTGCGTCTTGGGGAAAGGCGAGTTGCAGCCTAAACCAGAAGTTGATGTCGGTTAAGACGCCTTCATGTCCAAATGCATCTGGTTCCGTCAATAGGAATTTGGAAGAGTTTTGGCCTCTAAATACAAATTCTACAAATTCCAATCCTAATCCAAGTATTCCATCTGGTGCACCATTACTGAACAGATTTCACCTCGGGTCTTCATCCGTATCCAAGGAACCATCGATGAATGTGTCCTCCATTAGTTATGACTATCCGAATCATAATAATGACAAGAATTCTGGAAAAGGCATTGACTTAAATGCGATTCTTTCAAATGGGATAATGGAAGGGGACGCGTTGTCATGGCTTAGAGCAAAGACCGCTCGTACGAATGAAGCAAAAAACACTGATAGGAGCTCCATTACTGCAGGAGAGACGAGTTTTCTTCAGACTGCTTCGTTGTCCGTGAAAGGTGAAGCTGGAAAGGTTACACATGGTGTAACTTCAGTTTCGTGCTCTAATACTCTTGATCAAAGGAGGATTGAATTAAGTGAAAGCTCTAGTAATAAGAAAATTCTCGGTGTTCCAATATTTGATATGCCTCGTAGTTCTCTGAAGAAGGAGTTGTCGTCAATTACTTCTCCCTCGGTGCCAATTCCTACAATGTCTGATGCAAAAGCAACGGAAAGCAAGCACAAAATCCGGATGCTTGATATCAACCTTCCTTGTGATGCTAATGATCTCGAGTTTGACAAAGAAGGATTCACCGAAACTGTCGTTAGTAAGACAAGATCTCCTACAGCGGAAGCAGACTCTAGAAATCAAATTGATCTGAACTTTAGTATGACCGAGGATGAAGAATCACACACAAATCTTCCGAGTGGCAACACAGATATGAAGGCAACGATAGATTTGGAAGCCCTCGCTGTTCCCGAGTCAGAGGAGGATCTCGTTCCAGAAGAAAACAAACTTGAAACTTCTCTAGCATCACCGCAAGTTCCACAAGACAGTATTGAACAGCCACAGGAAGAGCTTATGAGAAATGCGGCAGAAGCAATTGTtgttctttcatcactttcttgTGCCCAGGTGGATCCTGTGATCAACAATCCATCGGTGGATCCTGAGATCAACAATCCATCGGAAAATCCATCGGTGGATCCATTGGGTTGGTTTGCGGATGTTGTTTCCTTGTGTGAAGGTAAAGTCAAGAGCAAGTGCGATAATTCGAGAGAAAAGGATGACGAAGAATTGGATTATTTCGAGTACATGACATTGAAACTTGAGGAGACCAAAGAAGAAGACTACATGCCAAAGCCTCTCGTTCCGGAAAACTTCAAAGTGGAAGAAACAACAAGTACTTTACCAACCCGGACGCGTAGAGGACCAGCAAGGAGAGGGAGGCAGAAGAAAGACTTTCAAAGAGACATCCTTCCAGGCCTTGTATCTTTATCAAGGAATGAAGTAACAGAAGATATTCAGACATTTGGAGGGATTATGAAATCAACTGGTCATTCATGGCAATCGGGAAGCTCGTCTAGGAAGAGAGGGAGGCCAAGGCGGCAACCGCAGGTTACCCCTTCTCCCTCTCCCTCACCGCCGCCTGTGACCACCAACGAAACCAGCACCCCACTGATGCAGGAGCTCAATAACATCGAAGTAGCGTTGGAAGAAAGAAGCCTAACAGGTTGGGGCAAGACAACTCGAAGGCCTCGCAGACAAAGGTGTCCGCCCGCTGGTAATCATCCATTGATTCCAATAGCATAA